The region CTAAAGCTGCCAATACTAGCAACACAATACCAAATGCTTTCTTTTTCATGTTCTTACCTCATGTTTCTTAGATTTTCTTTTAGGAGGGATTGGTAATGCCGTGACACATGAACCTCCTTGTGAGTCTGATAAAAGGAAATGGTGCCTGTTCCTGAAAAGGACTTGTCCACCGAGTAAACCTGACGGATATTTGCAATGGTCGACTTGGATACCCGACTAAAATAACGAGGAAGGATAGCCTCTAACTCATAGAGTTTAAGCCGAACCTCGTAGGCATCTTTCTGGGTATGGGCGTAAATCTTGCTACCTTCCGTCTCAAAGAAGAGAATTTCCGATAAGTCCAGATAATATTCACCCGTCCCCTTGTAAAAAATCAACCTAGGAGACTTGGACTCTTGCAAGAGACGCTGTAAATCCGCAATCTCATCTGTCAAAGCCGCTGCCTTGATGACAATTTCAGTTTCCTCTAAATTGCTGTCAATTTCGATTCGTAACTTCATTCCATCTCCTTTCTGACTCTACTATATCAAAGCCAAAATAAGAAAACAAGAGCAAAAAAGCAAGTGGTTACTTTAACCCCGTAAGTGGTTGTAGGACCACCTTAACTTGCAGGTCAAAATAGAAAGAAAATCACACCCCACACAAGACCACAAATATAACCAACTACTACATCCTTGGGATAATGCACGCCACCTAAGACTCTCACTAGACCTAGGAAGGCTGATAATGTCAAACAAATCATCCCCATAGTTAGACTAGCATGTAAGCAAGCCATGGAGATAATGGTTGCTGAAAAGACATGACGACTAGGCATAGATTTACCAGGACTATCTCTGTCTAGTAGCGGGACAATTTCCCAAACTTCATAAGGCCTAGGGGCATTGATTTTCTTACGGAGAAAGGACAAAATCACAAAACCTGATACAGGGATAAACACATACATCAAGACCTGTTTCCCAAGTCCTTCTTGGAGATAGGCAGTGGCTAACAAGGTCAGATAAACTATAGGCATAACTACCGTCATAAAGCGATTGAAAGTTCTTAACAAGCTCAGAAGAAAGGGCCTATTTTCAATGTTAGCAGCAATGTAGTCATACCATTCTTGATAATTTTTCATATATTTTCTCATCACTTACTCAAATTTTGCTTACAGGGAAGCACTTGTCTTCTAGTATAGTGCAGAAAAAGAAGGCCGTCAAGCCTTCTTTCGATTTATTCTTCTGCTTCGTCTTCTGTAAATTGACTGTTGTAGAGGTCAGCGTAGAAACCAGCTTGCGCCATCAGCTCATCATGATTTCCTTGCTCGATGATATTCCCATCTTTCATAACCAGAATCAGATCCGCATTACGGATGGTTGACAAGCGGTGGGCGATGACAAAGGAAGTTCTTCCCTCCATCAAACGGTCCATGGCTTTCTGGATTAATTCTTCCGTCCGTGTATCAACCGAAGAGGTCGCTTCATCTAGGATTAGGAGTGGTGCATCTTTCAGCAAAGCGCGAGCAATGGTCAAGAGTTGCTTTTGTCCGACAGACAAGGTCACTGTATCGTCCAAGACGGTATCGTAACCATCTGGGAGGGTCATAATAAAGTGATGAATCCCTACAGCCTTGCTGGCTTCAATCACGCGCTCATCGCTAATATCCTTTTGGTTATAGATAAGATTGTTTCGGATAGTGCCTTCAAAGAGCCAAGTGTCCTGCAAGACCATTGAAAAGGCATCATGCACTTCCGAACGCTTCATCTCCTTGGTATCCACACCATCGATACGGATGCTTCCCTTATCAATCTCATAGAACTTCATCAAAAGATTGACAATAGTTGTCTTCCCAGCTCCGGTCGGTCCGACAATGGCAACCTTTTGACCTGCATGAGCAGTCGCAGAAAAGTCATTAATGATGGTTCGCTCTGGTGTATAACCAAAGGAAACTCGATCAAAGACCACTTGCCCTTTCATATAGCTCAGCTGTCTTTCTTTATGAGATTCATCTTCCATTTCCTCTTCACCTAAGAATTCGAAGACACGTCCCATGGCTGCGCTAGCTTGCTGAAGACTGGTAATCCCTTGAGCAATTTGGGAAAGGGGCTGAGAAAAGATACGAACGTAGGCCATAAAGGCAACGATAATCCCGATACTAATCTGCCCATTCAGAGCCAAAGCTGCACCAACAATAATCACCAAGGCATAGCTAAAGTTCCCAATAAACATCATAATCGGCATCATAATCCCTGAAATAAACTGAGATTTCCAGATACTATCATACAGACGATGGTTTAATTTCGCAAACTCTTCTTTCGTGCTCTCGATAGCATTGTAGCTGGTCACCACATTATGACCAGAGTACATTTCTTCCACATAACCATTGACAGCTGCCAAATCCTGTTGCTGACTTTTAAAGAATCCCTGTGATTTGCCCATAAAGACAGACACGAAAGCAAAACCAATAAGAGTTGAAACAACCGTCACCAAAGCTAAAATCCAGTTCATACCAAACATGGTTACTAAGACAGCCACGACCAGTAAGCTAGATGAAAGAACTGTTCCTAGACTTTGATTGAGGGATTGGGCTGCAGTGTCAACGTCATTAGTCACACGAGACAAGGTATCTCCTTGAGAATGCCCATCAAAATATCCTAATGGAAGGCGATTGATTTTCTCTGCAATAGCTCTTCTCAAACGCTCTGAAAAACGTTGAATAGCTGTTGTAAACAGAAAGGCCTGCAAATAATTTGATAAAAGTCCAATCACATAGATGACGGCCAAAAAACCACCAATAGCTGCAACCGCCGCGACATCCACACTTGTTTCCAAACCACTGGCAATAATATTAGTCATTTCCTTGATGCGGGTTGGACCATATACAGTAATGATATTGGATAAGATTGTTGCTAGAAAGGCGATTAGAAGGGCAAACTGGAGACCTGCAAGATAGGGTTTACTCTGTTCCCAAAGAGACATTTTCTTATTTTCCATGTTCCAATTCCTCCTTCGATAGTTGTGAATAGGCAATTTCTTGGTAAACTTCGTTATTAGCTAGAAGTTCCTTGTGGGTGCCTTGCCCCACGACTTTTCCTTGATCCAAGACCAAAATCAAATCTGCATCCATAATTGTTGAAATACGCTGTGCAACGATAAGCTTGGTCATAGACTTGGTTTTCTCTGCTAGCTCTTGGCGTAGGACACGGTCTGTCTTGTAATCCAAGGCTGAGAAGGAGTCATCAAAGATGAGGATTTCTGGCTTCCGAGCCAAGGCACGCGCAATGGCCAGACGCTGTCTTTGGCCACCTGAGAAGTTGGTTCCTCCTTGGGCCACTTCTGACTCTAAGCCCGCTTCCTTGTCTTCGATAAAGTTCTTAGACTGGGCCAATTCCAGAGCTTGCCACATAGCCTGCTCACTAAGCGGTGTTTCTTGACTGTGTCCAAAGTCTAGATTACCCTTGACATCACCTGAAAAGAGAACCGCTTTCTGAGGAATATAACCAACCTTGTTGCGCAAATCTTTCAAGTCATAGTCTTGAACATTGACACCATCCACCAGAATTTCTCCTTCTGACACATCGTAGAAACGTGGAATCAGATTGACTAGAGTTGATTTACCAGAACCTGTTGACCCAATAAAGGCCACTGTTTGACCAGCTTCTGCTCTAAAGCTAACATGCTCAATAACCGCCTCCGAATTCGCCGCATAGCGGAAGGTCACATCCTTAAACTCGACCTGACCTTTGAGGTTTTCATCAGCCAGCTGCACTTGAGCAGGGTTTTGGATAGAAGAATGCAAATCTAAAACTTGATTAATCCGCTTAGCAGAGACCATAGTTCGGGGAAGAACGATGAAGAGTGCTCCCATGAGAAGGAAGCCCATGACAACCTGCATGGCATAAGACATGAAAACAATCATGTCACTAAAGAGAGGCAGACGTGCTGTCGCAGCAGCGTCGTTAATCACATAGGCCCCAATCCAGTAAATCGCCACACTCAAACCACTTGAAATCCCCATCATGATAGGGTTCAAAATAGCCATAAGACGGTTGACAAACAAATTCAAGCGTGTCAATTCATCATTTGCTGATGCAAATTTTTCATTTTGGTATTCTTCAGCATTGTAGGCGCGAACGACACGAATACCTGTTAAACTCTCACGAGTGATACTGTTCAGTTTATCTGTCAACCCCTGAATCAAGGACTGTTTTGGAAAGGCTAGCGTCATCAAAACAGTCGTCATTAAAACGTTGACAATCACTGCCACAAGTACGGCCCAGAGCCAGTATTCTGAATGACCTAAAATCTTCCCGATAGCCCAGATAGCCATAATTGGACCACGCGTAACTACTTGCAAGCCCATGGTAATCAACATCTGAACTTGAGTAATATCATTAGTGGTACGCGTTAAGAGACTAGGAATAGAGAATTTCTTAATCTCTGTCTGTGAGTAGTCTAAAACTCGATTAAAAATATCACTTCTCAGCCTACTAGTATAAGAAGCAGCCACTCGGGAAGCAAAAAATCCAACTGCAACTGCGGATAAGAAGGCTAGAAAGGACATTCCCACCATCATGCTTGCCGGCTGCCATAACTCATCCAAGTTGGTTCCCTGAGTTCCTAGTAAATCAGTGATTTTAGAGATATAGGTCGGCACTTCCAACTCTAGATAAACCGAAAAGCAGGTAAAGAGAATGGCTAGTAAAATCATCCCCCATTCTTTTCCACTAATTCGTTTGGCTAATTTCTTCATTCTCTCCTCCTATTCCCTTGATATTTTCCTGTAGTTGACCGAGAACTTTCTCAAAAATCAGTAATTCATCTTCATCAATGCCTTCCATCAACTGCTTGTCTATTCGTTCAAAAAAAGCCTTAACCTCTTGCATCTGAGAACGTGCTTTGTCCGTCAAACGAACAAATTTTGCCCGCTTATCGCTAGGATTCGCCTCCAATTCCACCAAACCATTTTGCACCATACGCTTGACCAAATTACTAGCAACAGACTTGGTAATATTGAGTTCCTGCTCGATATCTTTAATCAAGACCAAGTCTTGGTTTTTCTCACGATTATCCAAAAAACGCACAACCTGACCTTGAGGCCCACCCATAAATTCAATACCACAACGTTTGGCTTCCTTTTGCACCATCAGGTGAATCTGATGACCAAAACGCTTAAAGACTAACATCGGTTTATCCATACTAACTCCTTTCTAACCATCGCATTTAGTTCTCCTAGGAACTAAATAAGTTTCCATGAGAACTATTTTATCATTTTCAAAAAAGATGTCAAGAAAAAAGTTTCCTAGAGAACTATTTTCTTGATTAAAAAAATCCCAAGTGATTTTTTCACTTAGGATTATGTTCTCTAGGTTAAATTAGAACCCGTCTACGTTCGTATAAATCTTTTGTACGTCTTCGTCGTCTTCAAGAACGCTGTAAAGTTTTTCAAAGGTTTCAAGGTCATCGCCTGACAATTCCACTTCTGACTGAGGAATCATTTCCAATTCAGTAACTTGGAATTCTTCGATACCTGACTCACGGAGGGCAACGATAGCCTTATGAAGGTCAGTTGGAGCTGTGTAAACTGTGATTGTACCTTCTTCTGCTTCTACATCATCCACATCCACATCTGCTTCAAGCAATTGCTCAAAGACTGCATCGGCATCTTCACCTGCAAATACAATAACACCCTTGTTATCGAAGAGGTATGAAACCGAACCTGAAGCACCCATGTTTCCGCCATTTTTACCAAAAGCTGCACGGACATTGGCCGCTGTACGGTTAACATTTGAAGTCAAAGTATCAACAATCAGCATAGAACCATTTGGTCCAAAACCTTCGTAACGTCCTTCTGTAAAGGTTTCGTCTGTGTTCCCTTTTGCTTTATCAATCGCTTTATCAATAACGTGTTTTGGCACTTGCGCTTGTTTAGCACGGTCGATAACGAATTTCAAGGCTGAGTTTGATTCTGGATCTGGATCACCTTTTTTAGCTGCCACATAGATTTCTACACCAAATTTTGCATATACTTTAGAGTTAGCTCCATCTTTAGCCGTTTTCTTGGCTACGATATTGGCCCATTTACGTCCCATTAGGAATCTCCTTTTTTCACATTTTAATCTTTCTTATTATAACACAAGTTTTTTCGATTTTCACTAGAGGAAATGGATTTTATTCAGTAAATCCAACTAGGATTGCACTTTGGTTACCAATATTGCCTTGCCTTCTTTTATCAAGGGGTGACGGAACAGTGAGAAGTACAGCTGAATGGTCATGGCAACCCAGATAAGGGGTTCACAAAGGATAACTCCCCTATAGCCTGCCCAAGGGATAATCAAGACTACAAAAGCGATTTTTCCGACTAGTTCAATAAAGCTAGAAACTAGAGGAAGGATCTTTTGCCCCAAGCCCTGCAAGCAATTGCGATAAATCAACAAGAGACTCAAAATAGGATAAAAGGCTGAACTGATTTGCAGATAGAGACTTCCATTTTCTATCAAGTAACCATCCGTCGAACTAGCCAAGAAGGAAACCAAGGCTGGACTGGCAAAAAAAAGGAAGACACAAACAAAAATTGCCCAGGACATACTTAAACGACTGCCGATTCGAAGTCCTTGGACAATGCGGTCTGGACGCTTAGCACCAAGATTTTGCGAAGCATAGGTCGTCATAGAAGCAGAGATAGCGGTCATAGGAAGAAGGACAAAGGCCATAATACGTCGAGCCGCCGTCTGGGCACTAATAATCACGGCTCCAAAGGTATTAACAGAAGACTGTAAAATCACACTGCCGATGGACACAATTGAACTCATCAAGCCCATAGCCAAACCTTGCTCCAAGAGATCGGTGTACAAGACCTTGTCCCATTTGAAATGCTTAAACTGAGGCAAAAGTTCTGGCACA is a window of Streptococcus mitis DNA encoding:
- a CDS encoding phosphatase PAP2 family protein produces the protein MKNYQEWYDYIAANIENRPFLLSLLRTFNRFMTVVMPIVYLTLLATAYLQEGLGKQVLMYVFIPVSGFVILSFLRKKINAPRPYEVWEIVPLLDRDSPGKSMPSRHVFSATIISMACLHASLTMGMICLTLSAFLGLVRVLGGVHYPKDVVVGYICGLVWGVIFFLF
- a CDS encoding LytTR family DNA-binding domain-containing protein is translated as MKLRIEIDSNLEETEIVIKAAALTDEIADLQRLLQESKSPRLIFYKGTGEYYLDLSEILFFETEGSKIYAHTQKDAYEVRLKLYELEAILPRYFSRVSKSTIANIRQVYSVDKSFSGTGTISFYQTHKEVHVSRHYQSLLKENLRNMR
- a CDS encoding YebC/PmpR family DNA-binding transcriptional regulator, which codes for MGRKWANIVAKKTAKDGANSKVYAKFGVEIYVAAKKGDPDPESNSALKFVIDRAKQAQVPKHVIDKAIDKAKGNTDETFTEGRYEGFGPNGSMLIVDTLTSNVNRTAANVRAAFGKNGGNMGASGSVSYLFDNKGVIVFAGEDADAVFEQLLEADVDVDDVEAEEGTITVYTAPTDLHKAIVALRESGIEEFQVTELEMIPQSEVELSGDDLETFEKLYSVLEDDEDVQKIYTNVDGF
- a CDS encoding MarR family winged helix-turn-helix transcriptional regulator, translating into MDKPMLVFKRFGHQIHLMVQKEAKRCGIEFMGGPQGQVVRFLDNREKNQDLVLIKDIEQELNITKSVASNLVKRMVQNGLVELEANPSDKRAKFVRLTDKARSQMQEVKAFFERIDKQLMEGIDEDELLIFEKVLGQLQENIKGIGGENEEISQTN
- a CDS encoding MATE family efflux transporter gives rise to the protein MNKKRTVDLIHGPILPSLLSFAFPILLSNIFQQLYNTADVLIVGRFLGQESLAAVGATTAIFDLIVGFTLGVGNGMGIVIARYYGARNFTKIKEAVAAAWILGALLSIVVMLLGFLGLYPLLQYLDTPAEILPQSYQYISMIVTCVGVSFAYNLFAGLLRSIGDSLAALGFLIFSALVNVVLDLYFITQLHLGVQSAGLATIISQGLSAVLCFYYIRKSVPELLPQFKHFKWDKVLYTDLLEQGLAMGLMSSIVSIGSVILQSSVNTFGAVIISAQTAARRIMAFVLLPMTAISASMTTYASQNLGAKRPDRIVQGLRIGSRLSMSWAIFVCVFLFFASPALVSFLASSTDGYLIENGSLYLQISSAFYPILSLLLIYRNCLQGLGQKILPLVSSFIELVGKIAFVVLIIPWAGYRGVILCEPLIWVAMTIQLYFSLFRHPLIKEGKAILVTKVQS
- a CDS encoding ABC transporter ATP-binding protein, which encodes MKKLAKRISGKEWGMILLAILFTCFSVYLELEVPTYISKITDLLGTQGTNLDELWQPASMMVGMSFLAFLSAVAVGFFASRVAASYTSRLRSDIFNRVLDYSQTEIKKFSIPSLLTRTTNDITQVQMLITMGLQVVTRGPIMAIWAIGKILGHSEYWLWAVLVAVIVNVLMTTVLMTLAFPKQSLIQGLTDKLNSITRESLTGIRVVRAYNAEEYQNEKFASANDELTRLNLFVNRLMAILNPIMMGISSGLSVAIYWIGAYVINDAAATARLPLFSDMIVFMSYAMQVVMGFLLMGALFIVLPRTMVSAKRINQVLDLHSSIQNPAQVQLADENLKGQVEFKDVTFRYAANSEAVIEHVSFRAEAGQTVAFIGSTGSGKSTLVNLIPRFYDVSEGEILVDGVNVQDYDLKDLRNKVGYIPQKAVLFSGDVKGNLDFGHSQETPLSEQAMWQALELAQSKNFIEDKEAGLESEVAQGGTNFSGGQRQRLAIARALARKPEILIFDDSFSALDYKTDRVLRQELAEKTKSMTKLIVAQRISTIMDADLILVLDQGKVVGQGTHKELLANNEVYQEIAYSQLSKEELEHGK
- a CDS encoding ABC transporter ATP-binding protein, which produces MENKKMSLWEQSKPYLAGLQFALLIAFLATILSNIITVYGPTRIKEMTNIIASGLETSVDVAAVAAIGGFLAVIYVIGLLSNYLQAFLFTTAIQRFSERLRRAIAEKINRLPLGYFDGHSQGDTLSRVTNDVDTAAQSLNQSLGTVLSSSLLVVAVLVTMFGMNWILALVTVVSTLIGFAFVSVFMGKSQGFFKSQQQDLAAVNGYVEEMYSGHNVVTSYNAIESTKEEFAKLNHRLYDSIWKSQFISGIMMPIMMFIGNFSYALVIIVGAALALNGQISIGIIVAFMAYVRIFSQPLSQIAQGITSLQQASAAMGRVFEFLGEEEMEDESHKERQLSYMKGQVVFDRVSFGYTPERTIINDFSATAHAGQKVAIVGPTGAGKTTIVNLLMKFYEIDKGSIRIDGVDTKEMKRSEVHDAFSMVLQDTWLFEGTIRNNLIYNQKDISDERVIEASKAVGIHHFIMTLPDGYDTVLDDTVTLSVGQKQLLTIARALLKDAPLLILDEATSSVDTRTEELIQKAMDRLMEGRTSFVIAHRLSTIRNADLILVMKDGNIIEQGNHDELMAQAGFYADLYNSQFTEDEAEE